One part of the Prosthecobacter vanneervenii genome encodes these proteins:
- a CDS encoding DUF4339 domain-containing protein: MNWYYNNAGAAEGPMDDLAMGEMARAKKLSSDSLVWHAGLEAWQTVAALAPAWWTATLPTPAGRPAPVAAKPTKEKADASGRRLAGPNAPTTDTAETKSEGGFFKRLFGFGKKKS; this comes from the coding sequence ATGAACTGGTACTACAACAACGCAGGCGCGGCGGAAGGCCCGATGGATGACCTGGCCATGGGAGAGATGGCGCGCGCTAAAAAGTTGTCGTCCGACTCGCTCGTATGGCATGCAGGACTGGAGGCCTGGCAAACAGTGGCTGCGCTGGCTCCCGCATGGTGGACGGCCACCCTGCCCACGCCCGCAGGGCGGCCAGCACCGGTTGCTGCCAAGCCGACGAAAGAGAAAGCTGATGCAAGCGGCCGTCGTCTGGCCGGGCCGAATGCGCCGACCACGGACACAGCCGAGACAAAGTCCGAAGGCGGCTTCTTCAAACGTCTTTTTGGCTTTGGGAAAAAGAAGAGCTGA